The genomic window CCGGAGGAGACGATTCTGCGGGAGATGCTCGTCTCGGTGTGTCCACAGGTTGACCAGGTCCTGGTCATCGATAACGGCTCCAACTGGTCCGCCGACTCCCTCCTCGCAAGCCTGACCGATGACGAGCGCAGCCAGATCGAATTTCTCTGGCTGGAGTCGAACATCGGCGTTGGCGCCGGACACAACCGCGGCATCGCGTGGGCAAGAGCACGCGGTTTTACTCACGTGCTGCTGCTGGACCAGGACAGTGTCCCCAGACCGGACATGGTAGGCAACCTCGCGGCGGCCCTTGAGACGTTGAACGTTCAGAACATCAGAGTGTCGGCGGTCGGGCCTCGGCGCGTGGACCGCTACAGCGGCTGGATGTCCGGTTTTGTCCGGTTGGGCCGGTTGAAGCTGCGGCAGGTGTTCTGCGACGCCGCCCGACCCGGCCAGGCGCTGGAAACCGACCTGCTCATCACGTCCGGCGCGCTCATTCCAATGTCCGTGCTCGACGAAATCGGCGACATGAACGAGGACTTCTTCATCGACCACGTCGACGACGAGTGGATCTTCCGGGCGACATCGCGCGGCTACCGCTCGTTCGGCGTGTGCGACGCCATGATGGAGCACAGCATGGGAAGCGGAACACTGCGCTTCTGGCTGGGACGCTGGCGCAACGTGCCGATTCACAGCCCTGAGCGCAACTACTATGTCTTTCGCAACAGCGTCATCATGTACCGCATGCCCCACGCGCCGCGGCGCTGGATCTACAACGATCTCGAGCGCCTGTTGTTCATGGCCATTGTGTACCCAGTATTCACGCCCCATCGCTGGCACCGCCTCCGAATGATGGCGCGAGGTATCTGGGACGGGCTGCATGGGGTCACTGGCCCCCTGCCCTAGACGCACCGCGAGGGTTGAGGATGTGGTACCTCCCGAACGTGGTACTCTGAAGCACGCATGACGCTTTCGTTTGTGTTCGTTGCCGGCTTCGTCGTGTCCGCGACGCTCTCGATGCTGGTTCGCCGCGTCGCCGCCAGTCACGGTGCTGTCGTCCCGCCTCGCCCCGACCGCTGGCATCGCGTACCCACACCCACGTTCGGCGGCGTCGCGCTGGCGGGGACCACGCTGGTTGTGACCCTGGTCGCGCTGGCGGTGTGGGGGATTCCGATGGCCTGGCACCAGGTGGTCATCGTGATGTCCGCGTCCGGCATCCTCTTTGTTGTTGGCATCTTCGATGACAGGCTCGAACTCACCGCGCTCACGAAACTGGTCGCCACGCTGACGGTCGGATCATTCCTGCTCTACGGACTGATGGTCGCCGGCGGCTCGCCGGTGCCGTGGTGGCAAACGACAATCCTCGTGGTGTGGTACTCCGGCCTTATCCATGCGTTCAATCTGCTCGACAACATGGATGGGTTGGCC from Acidobacteriota bacterium includes these protein-coding regions:
- a CDS encoding glycosyltransferase family 2 protein translates to MSELSTRLLSGVAEDGVPDRRTMPANRRIAALILSFCPEETILREMLVSVCPQVDQVLVIDNGSNWSADSLLASLTDDERSQIEFLWLESNIGVGAGHNRGIAWARARGFTHVLLLDQDSVPRPDMVGNLAAALETLNVQNIRVSAVGPRRVDRYSGWMSGFVRLGRLKLRQVFCDAARPGQALETDLLITSGALIPMSVLDEIGDMNEDFFIDHVDDEWIFRATSRGYRSFGVCDAMMEHSMGSGTLRFWLGRWRNVPIHSPERNYYVFRNSVIMYRMPHAPRRWIYNDLERLLFMAIVYPVFTPHRWHRLRMMARGIWDGLHGVTGPLP